In a genomic window of Saccharothrix sp. HUAS TT1:
- a CDS encoding isoprenyl transferase, with protein sequence MGLRERIKDKLLLPVYEYRLNRWLDGRQRPRHVGVVLDGNRRWAKEAGFADVAHGHRAGARKILELLTWCREAEVEVVTLWLLSTDNLDRPAEELGPLLDIIADIVDELAEPGNPWRVRHVGALDLLPTETAARLSAAALRTKGRTGLEVNVAVGYGGRQEIADAVRKLLQKHAEAGGTIEELAEVLDVDHIAEHLYTSGQPDPDLLIRTSGEQRLSGFMLWQSAHSEFWFCEAYWPEFRRTDFLRALRDYAIRHRRFGS encoded by the coding sequence GTGGGTCTTCGCGAGCGCATCAAGGACAAGCTCCTCCTGCCGGTCTACGAGTACCGGCTGAACCGGTGGCTCGACGGCAGGCAACGACCACGCCACGTCGGCGTGGTGCTGGACGGCAACCGCCGGTGGGCCAAGGAGGCGGGCTTCGCGGACGTCGCGCACGGTCACCGCGCCGGCGCGCGCAAGATCCTCGAACTGCTGACCTGGTGCCGCGAGGCCGAGGTCGAGGTCGTCACGCTGTGGCTGCTGTCCACCGACAACCTGGACCGGCCGGCCGAGGAGCTGGGTCCGCTGCTCGACATCATCGCCGACATCGTGGACGAGCTGGCCGAACCCGGTAACCCGTGGCGCGTCCGGCACGTCGGCGCGCTCGACCTGCTGCCCACCGAGACCGCCGCCCGGTTGTCCGCGGCGGCGCTGCGCACCAAGGGCCGCACCGGCCTGGAGGTCAACGTCGCGGTCGGCTACGGCGGCCGGCAGGAGATCGCGGACGCGGTGCGCAAGCTGCTGCAGAAGCACGCCGAGGCCGGGGGCACGATCGAGGAGCTGGCCGAGGTCCTGGACGTCGACCACATCGCCGAACACCTCTACACGTCCGGCCAGCCCGACCCGGACCTGCTCATCCGCACGTCGGGGGAGCAGCGGCTGTCCGGGTTCATGCTGTGGCAGTCCGCGCACTCCGAGTTCTGGTTCTGCGAGGCGTACTGGCCCGAGTTCCGCCGCACCGACTTCCTGCGCGCCCTGCGCGACTACGCCATCCGGCACCGCCGCTTCGGCTCCTGA